Within the Gadus chalcogrammus isolate NIFS_2021 chromosome 20, NIFS_Gcha_1.0, whole genome shotgun sequence genome, the region TTGAAATGTCCTGCTCTGTACTACAGCTAACAGCACTAAATACCAGAGAAAACCTTCATCTCCCTTTGCTAAATCTGGACTCCACTAGCCTCAACGAAGGATTCTTGCTTCCTCTTTAGTTTTTACCAGAGTGAGGAAAGAGGGATTTATAGCCCCTACCCCTGGCCTCTTGGTCGCAGGCCGTCCATTTCAACCTGTTTCATAACAGCAtgcttcattattattattcccttTTTTTTCATCTGACGACCATCTGCTGTCTGTTAGCCCAGGCCTGACAGCTGGGACAACTACAGCAAGGCAGCAGGGAGGTGGGGTGTCTGTAAGCACAGCGCCTACTGGGCCTCTACACTGGTCCCATACTGGAAACATACCACAGCAGGCACAGAGGTCTGCCGTGGCCTCTGACTCTCATGTCGTCAGGACAGTCTTTTTTGGTGAACAGCGCCAGAGACGGAACACGCTGTAAACACGTGGTTCCCAACCTCTACTGGCCCGATCTTTAGGTTGAAATGATTTATTTTGGTTCTTACATTTTTTCTTGCATCTGCTTCTGCACAATTACTCTTCAACCCAATCGACTTCTTAACATCATCAGTTTCAGTGACCAATATCCCAAGTGTTTGGTAGTAGTTTTCTTATCGCCACCAATCATTTGTCGATTCTTATATGCAGGAACATTATATCAAAATGACGTTTCACCGATCAAAAAGGAACTACCAAATATCCTTAGCTTACTGTCAACAATACCCACGACCCCATATGCACGACACGGTTAATCTCAGCGATGATGTCATCTGTCACTGCCTCCATACTTTCAACACTAATCCAGTGGTATCATTACTATTGACAACCTACTTATCTATATAAGATCTATCTGTACACAATGATGACTATATGGTCAGACGTGTGCACCAGAACACTAATTAGAGCAGGTAGGATGTCAAGACGTTATTTTACAACCCAGTTAGGGACGCTCGAGTTGAGGATCAGGAAACCAAACATTTCAGTTGGCACCCGTCGGCAATCCACAGTAAGGAACACCCTGTTCTATTCCAAGAGCACCTTTTTCATGGGAAATATAAGTATGGCCACCACCGATGACGTCGATGACTAGTCAACGCTACTCTAGGCTTTTCAACTgcaacagttaaaaaaaacggaCTGAATGAAATAAATTAGATAACCTCAATACTTGTAGCCATATATCAATGCTATTCACCCCACTAGGGAGGATAAAGGAATATATTTCCATGGCAACACGTTGCCAAGACAACAATGTAACTATACAGAGGCATGAGAACATATTGTTTACTTTTTGGTCTGTttaaactctctctcactctctctctctgacttcaTTGATATATTAGGAATATTGTGTATACACATGCCGGCAGAAATGTTTGTATTAAAAAGAGCAGATACATGTAAACAACTTATCCAGCATAGCCACGAAATGTATGCAGGTCATTGGAACGTTATGTTCAGAAATGTTCTGGAATTTAAActatccctccctgtctctctctctctctctctctctctctctctctctctctctctctctctctctctctctctctctctctctctccagcaggaACACCTGGTATGAAACCATTGTGATGTGTATTTAGCTTAACAATGCAGACATTGGCCATGCTCTGGTTAAAAAGCAGAATAACTTCAATGTTGTCCCTTGTTCAGTTTTTGGGGACAACACAGTGTTAGAACAATCGTGTAAAAAGTGCCAATtcaacaatctctctctcaaaaataaataaatgcctgAGAATTAAattgagcttttttttttccacaaacgACACACTTTGCCGGCCAGCCAATATAATCCAACTCTTTCCCTCCACTGCACCCAATAATAGAGAATTACACATTCCAAACTGTTAAGCATTTCCTTTGCAAAGATTCAGTTATAGCGGGTGAACGGAGCATCTGGCAGTAGCGCTGGTCTGCATCCACCCACCTCATAAAAGCCCCTACATCATACCGGTCACTGAGCCTGCCGTCAGTAGACAAAGGTGAGGACCCACTCGCCGTCGGGGTCTCTGACCTGGTCATGTGACCCTGTGCTGTCCCCAGGGGTCGGGGTGGCGGCGGACTGCAGCAGGAGAGCCAGAGGCAGACGGGGGAACTGCGTCTCCAGGGAGGACAACGACTGCCCCGTCACACTGTACGCCTTGAGGGCCGACAACCCGTTAAGCAGCGCTACGTCCAGGAAGGtcaggcggagggggggggggacacccctacccgctccctcctcctcctccaactcctccacaGAAGACGACGATGACAAAACCCGGGCAGCTGGCATGACTATGGAGAGCTCCTGGTCGGGATAGGGCGCCCCCTGGGCGCTGctgtggatcttcagggtgaGGAGGCCCAGCAGAGCCAGGTGCTGGGAGTTCAGGGGCTTCCCTCCGCAGGAGACCAGCTGCAGGTGGCTGACCCGGCTCCCGTTGAGCAGGTCCTGGAGGAGCCCCGTGTCCCTCAGCCACACCGTCACCAGAACGCGGGGCTCGCTcaggccagcagggggcagcgcGGTGGGTGAGACGCTGCGGCAGCTGCACTGAAGTTCAGCCAGAGTTTCATCGCAGTGGAGCACCGGCGCCGGGCAGCTGCAGTAGCGGAGGCCGCCACCGGGGACGCTGTCCTGAAAGAacagcatgttgttgttgttgttgatgatagCCGGCTCGGTGGCGACGGCAGAGACAGGGGTGACAGCCGCTGAAGTGGGGGTGGACTCTGTTGTCCAGGCGATGCGGGACGGCAGGAAGGACAGGCACAGAAACCACGGTAACAGGGCGGAGGAGATCTTGTTCAAAGACATCTCCCTGGCAACCGAGCTGACTACATCTTCACGGAGGGCAGCCACTGGAGACGGTGAATACTACCTGTGACAACCCAATGAGAAGCAGGATTTAAAAAAATCATTGCGGTGACAGAAAGCCTTTTACACAGCCCCTTATAGCAGACTATCTTTTTAAATACATCCatccttttcctttttcctttttaaaaCATTCTTGgaagacaaaataaaacaaatacaaaaagaaacTCAATGAGAACTTCAATGATACTTTCAATATGATTTCAATACTTCCATTCCATGTAAATCAATCCCTCTTCTCTTTTTAAGTCTTCCATATTTACTGCTTTCTTTTACAGCCAAATTGACACACAAAGAAGTCCTGTGTTTCTCGTTTGCTGTATACAGTAACCTGCCCATGTTTTTATAGTGCGGCGGCCAGGCCAGTGTGGGACCTATGCTGGATTGAAACCATGCagccctttctctcctcttccagTCTGGGCTCCCACACAACTCACTGAGGCTCCTTGgacttaattatttattttcttccctcGCTTTTATTGTGGAAAGGTCCTTCCAGGCCCCCGGCTACTGTGGATGGCGTAAGGCCGTCCATAAATGTGCCCGTAACACTGTGTGCTTCTCCAAATGgaagaaaaaatgaaagaaagagagaggaaaaaatgaaaagtaaaGTAGAGGGCCTGACAAATTATAAACGTCCAGGAAAAACAGAACAGtgccttctttctttctccccccaCCGTTTAGGAAGGGAGGAATAGAGCGATGAATAAGCACTCCTGACTTTCCCCCCAGCTTCCCCTGTTTTCTTTCACTTTAAAAGGAGGAGAGGACTTTCTGATGTTGTGATTGGCGGGACAGCTGGACGGAGCGCTATGAAACCACGTCTGGAAAAAGACGAGCGTGGATTGATGTGGTGGTGCATGGAGCAGAGCCGCTTATAGCAACACACCAGGGCTCCCAACGCAACACACTGAATATATGAATCTTAATACAGAGCTCTCTCTTCACAGGTTGGACCCAGCACCACGTCCTTAAGTCTAGCGCACGCCAACTTGACTCAAGCCCACGGTTAAAGTACAACGTCTTATTACAAGGCATTACACAGCAGTCTGTGTACCTACCTGtacatctgtgtctgtgtgtgtgtgtgtatgtgggcaaCAATAAGCCAGCTGTgagagtggttgtgtgtgtgtgtgtgttacataacACTTAACACAAAGCTAGGTTGACAAATGTAACCTTGTTGTAACCTTGTTGTGTAGCTTGTGTGTAACGTCCAACCTGACTCGGAGTAACACCTGGAGCTGATTGGATAATTTGTTTACAGTAGCCactgtctcccccccactccctgctacgccacacaaacgtacacactctctcactcgctccctcTTACCTCACTGCTAATATTAGTCATTGTCTATCCAGCTGTTCCAAACCCagcccttctccctcctcatgTAAAagtatctatctctctctacttccattccttgctctctctctctctctctctctctctctctctctctctctctctctctctctctctctctctctctctctctctctctcatcatcgcTCCATAATGCTCTTTTTGTGGACCCTTCTTGTGGTCTTTACATTAGccgtattttatattatttctcTCCCATCATCCGATTCCTTCAttcctctttctttcactctctcattcCCTGTCGCTCAAATCCCTGAGAGAGATACTAATTGTGAAAAATAGAGAATAAGACAGGGAACGGAACACCCTGTAAGAAGGGAAGAGCAGGAAGGAATGAGTGTGGatgcatgtgtgagagagaaagggagatcaagagaaagagagcgggagagacatacAGTATGTGAAGAGgactggctgtgtgtctgtatgcatgtgtgtttgtttgtgtgtgtgtttttgtgtgtgtgtgtgtgtgtgtgtgtgtgtgtgtgtgtgtgtgtgtgtgtgtgtgtgtgtgttcgtgtgtgagagagatagagatcaagagagagtgggagatatatagagtatgtgtgtatgtgaacctGTATGGGCATATGTGCGCAATCGCATGCATGTGAAAAAATGCATTGTTCCAAGTGCGTGCCCAATTGCATTGGGCTGCGTTGATACACAAACCGATGCATTCAGGCACGCACATTCACGTGTGCGTCTGTACGTTTATGTGTGGATAGGTGAGTGAATATGCATTTgggcgcatgcatgtgtgtgtgttggaggagaGTCTGGGAGCTCATTCCTCTGACATCATATCCTACACTCAGCCACTAACAccaaaaactctctctctctctctctctctctctctctctaatgctCTCCATATTCCATTCCCTTTTTAtgcctcccactctctcccgcttctgctccctcccatccctcaaGATCTTTAaacctctctttccccctccctcctcccctccctctctctatctttcccaGTCTCCATGCTACTAAGTCTAGGTTAGAAAAGGTTTCATTCTAGgtttcattcatatttaaaggttgggtatgggatttgcgaaacgccagcagattttgaaaatacacaactcaaatggtcctaccccctctccttcaacgctgactctgactccacccattccaagtacctggacgcgcaatcatgcacgagcgcgaacacagatgcgcgagagcgagccaggctagcgtaggttttcgttaaacaacatggcaacattaaaaaaaaaacatggggatggtggcgtcttgcctgccatggaaattgtcttctactgctaggtccaaatgtggattaactagttcaagtagctaccgcaggataacaacaaacaggagcttgctctgggtcacaagctctgggtcacgagtactgcacgaagaggtcgcgcgcggggcgcgggggagggggagtgcagtacgaccgatgattgacgtacttactgtccaatgcaactcggtggctctggaaataattggctggagtttttcgagccctgcccattccacagatgattgacttgttcaattttcatgtcagtacttctaactcagtggctgtaagtgggttatgataaggatttcaagtaattctgcaaaaatggccaaaaaagcgaattccatacccaacctttaagcttGGTTGTGTAATAATATAGTTGTATAGTAAAGCCTAGCTTTACTAGATAGTATAGAGTAGCATAGCATAGCTTAgtttagtatagtatagtacagtGAGTATACACCATCAAATTGTATTGTCATTTGAAGATGTAATATACTTGTGTACTACTGCATACAGGTGTTTCTGGGCTGTCCCTAAGAAACACTGTCCTCTCATCTGATTGGCCAAGCTGTAACACAGCTGCAGCCTTGGATGATGTCATCTCATTCTAGAAGAAAAATACACTTTAAAAAACATCCTGGAGTTTTCAAAGTCCAGGAAGTTTATAATGTGCAGAGATTCAAATTAAGCTACATCTATATACATTAATGTATATCAAAATATACAATTATCTACAACAGAGAAGATAAAAACTACAACCCGACAGAGCGTCGAAGAAACTTCCTGATTTCTCGTCTGTCTGTGTCAGGGAAGAGACGGGACTGTTTAAAAAGACACaatgagtgtgcgtgtatgtgtgtgtgtctgtgtgtgtgtttctgtgtgtgtgagagaatgtccTGTTCTCCAGATGTCAGATGTTTGACTCCAGATCACAGTCAcattttgttctctctctctctctccctctcaaaaaataatatatatatatatatatatatatatatatatatatatatatatatatttatagatatctatatatatatatatttatatatatatatatctatatatatatatatatatatatatatatatatatatatatttatagatatctatatatatatatatttatatatatattagtggtgtcagttttattaacggcgttaacacaaaccaattttaacggcgttaatttttttattacacGATtgacgctcttttggcttggcaaacgttgtcGTTTTTTTACCTGCTATCTAACAACAACTAGTCaagttagaaaaactacaacaccataccggatctagctacaccggaaacaaaaacaacaagcacgccgcagAAACTTggtggggcaagcaaggatatggagcgccgtgtgtgtgtttcgagcctgcacgagagttcaacattgtcattagctgttacatctttctgaccaatcgcagttcaaggtccacctgggctgtaccacttcgggaggggccgctcagttactcccctctagacaaaatcaacttggttgcgacgttgaccgtTTGTTGCggctgttgagtgagtgagtatggcaagccatccccgccagaaaacaGCATAATTTAGACGTGTATCACCTTCATCACGCCATAAAAAACGCcctaaaatgtagaaaaactgtTATGTAATTATATTTCGCATCTTCGCtaagcaagagttttgttcgaaagttcagtgattgaaacaaataaaagcctgggttattgaagttttacggtaggcttaccactgtcatgcacctacccgatgtcaggtggaccgggttgaattcactgggggtctctcttcttactgtccttctcaacactctctgatctcactaaggctagcagcacgaaatcaagggatatttagaatagaaaaaaagtgTGATTATTCATGATTAATCGCAAGTTaattatgacattaatgcgattaatctcaaaaaaatattttactcgcttgacagcactaatatatatagaaATGTAGTACCACGGTCCAACAGGAATGAAATAGTGTGTACTGGGGAGGTATACAAAGCCATGGGACACTTTTCAGTTGATATCATCAATTTAGAATATTTGATCGACAAACTAGAGTTTTCACACGCGCATTGCCCAAGCTCAaactctagttgtaattaaacccatagcaacaATGTGGAAActccagtcgataatgtaagaAATTTCTGaacacataatataataacattttgcctataattttaCAACGTAAACCATTCGTTCAAaacaaatgactcttaaaagcagtgccaacattcaaatattttttaaccattcagcgaacaaaaggcaacaggctgatcattgagggggccactcaatgataTGCAGAAGCGTCAACAACAcacccactgaagtggtgtgagaaatacagactttctactcctcattcacatataaggtcatttacatttcctacagggaaaatactacctcaggggtagtattattcaggagtttttcagggtacaaatgtcagcatatgttgttcacacacacgGCCCATCAGCAGAAgatcaggacttacacgtgtgtctaAAAGCAGTGtttgagcatttgattacattataaaatttgtcaggggtaattgttcaatggaaagtgtagtatactatgcatgcaaatcaattatcaAATAGCTTTTAGTGTTATTcggggctgaaaagtgcattgacattttaaaatgcaaggcaactgtttagttgaaaataataatcatgaaATTAAAAATCTCTTGCAGTGTcttggccaagacaggcagcagtagcctagaGTCAACATAcaaatagcatacacacaaaacataagaaaaataaaacaactaaaacaggggggagggggggatatcaatatcgcaagacatttggggaggctcaaggaggagtgtaatattacatttgagcaacgaagtgtagtcttgtggtggactctatagacataattaaCCATACCGTGtaattgacatgttttcgttctgtgttatagggacagtGTCTCTATAACAATCACGTTACttctgtgttgatatgccggtgcGATGATTGAATTTACcggtttttatatgacaaaatgtaCGACCCGCCGTTGCTTGACGAGGTGATACATAGTCTCTTCCCTTATTTTAATGCAATTTatacagtc harbors:
- the LOC130373514 gene encoding uncharacterized protein C21orf62-like is translated as MSLNKISSALLPWFLCLSFLPSRIAWTTESTPTSAAVTPVSAVATEPAIINNNNNMLFFQDSVPGGGLRYCSCPAPVLHCDETLAELQCSCRSVSPTALPPAGLSEPRVLVTVWLRDTGLLQDLLNGSRVSHLQLVSCGGKPLNSQHLALLGLLTLKIHSSAQGAPYPDQELSIVMPAARVLSSSSSVEELEEEEGAGRGVPPPLRLTFLDVALLNGLSALKAYSVTGQSLSSLETQFPRLPLALLLQSAATPTPGDSTGSHDQVRDPDGEWVLTFVY